The genomic window TTAAGTTTTTAATAGATCGAGCCAACGCTCTTTTGTGGGCTGGTGTAGGTGTGAAAGTTTTAATCTTCTTAAACTTCAAAAAGACCTCGTATTCTCCCCGAGGAACTACTATTAAATCTTCCTTCTCCGAAAGTTTTTTAAGTATAGTTGTGATTGACATACGCCAATACTGTAACAAAAGACAGAGCAACTAGCAAATAATGTGGAATACTACTAAGTGTTTTATTGAATCTCATTGAAGCCGTTGTTAACGAAGACAGCATCCGCTTTGAAGAATTCGCGGGATACTAGGGGTAGCTTTTAGCCACTAGGGGTTAGCTTATTAGAAAACCACGAAGTCGGACTTCGTGGTTTTGCGGAGTTTAATTAAAACCCCCCGAGAAAGCGTTCGCTTTCTCGGGGGGGCGATTTACTCCAACGGAACATAGCGTTGAGGGAGAGCTTTTGCCAACCTATCTGGCAAATTCTTGTTATACATAAAGCGATACCCCAGAGCTTCATGCCACAAATTATACTCTAGCGCCATTCTATGATAATCGGACATCAGCCTAAAATAGCTTTCTCTGGCTTCATACCAATCACTGATTTCTTTTTTCGTCCACAAAGATTTTGGTACGCTTCTTCTATTCGATTCTAAAGAAATCATTTTTTGCTTATGCATTCGTATGCTAACTTTGAGCCCAAAAAGATTACCCGACATAGTTGATAGTTCTTGGTATTCTTTGACAAGAAATCCTTGACCTACCTTAACCTCTGGCTTATCACTAACAAATAAAAAGAAAGCTCCACAGACCAAGGCAATCGATAAAAGAAGAAAGAAAAAAATCAAAGATATTTTCCCAGCATCTCTTAGCAAACCGCCTAAACTAGCCATCCTGCCGACACCCAAAGCGTTCATACTGGCCTCCCCGCCAAGTAAGTTAAAGAACTATAGCGACTACTAACTATTAAGGAAACACCGCTCCGAACAGTATCCCGCCATAGGCGGGCAAGTATGGAGTTTACCTGCCGTAGGCAGGAAGACTATTTTAATATAAATAAAGAGGCTCCATATCGTCTGTGAGGGGCGATGTTTCCTTAGAAATAAATTAAATCTTAAGGTATCGCCTCATGGCAATCAAGCTAGAGATGACGCCTAGAAATACTCCTACTAAAGTTTGAAGCAAAAATATCTGCCAAAAATTATTTCTAAAATACCCAGCAATATCTATACCTGAAAGAAAAGCCGAAATTTTTGGTGAAACAAAAACCAAAATTGGGTAAAAAATTATGGTAGTTACCAAGGAAGCAACTAATCCGTGTAAAATACCCTCTATAATAAACGGCCCGCGGATATACCAATTAGACGCGCCCACTAAGCGCATCACGCCAATCTCTTCGCGCATAGAATAAATTTTTAAGCGAATAGTATTAAATGTAACCAAGACCGCTATAAAACCCAGCACCACAATAGCTATAAAACCCGAACTTCTAACTGTACCCAAAATACTGGAAAGTTTTTCTATAACTTTTTGGTTTTGCCTGTAATTAACTGTATCCACCATACCCGAAAACCTGGTGCTTTCTAAAAACGAAGCGATAGATTCATAGTTATCTATAAGTTTAGCCTTGATGTTGAGCGAAGCCTCTAAAGGATTATCGCCTAGTTCTTCCAAAGATTTAATAATTAAGGGATTATTCTCGTGTTCGGTTTCAAATTTGGCTAAAGCCTCGGCCCGAGAAACATATTCCACGCTTTTTACATCGGAGATTTTTTCTAGTTCGGCTTTAACTTTTAAAACCTCGCTTTCGGTTGTGCTTAATTTAAAGTAAACAGAAATATCAACTTTTTGTTCTAAATCGGTCAGAATACTGCCTGCCACCACCGAAAGCAAAAACAAGCTGGTTATTAAACTTAGGGTAATAACCATAACGCTAATAGTAGCGGTAGAAACCCATTTATTGCGCCAAAAAGAATTAAGGCCTGATCTAGTAACTCTATTTAAAGCCGTTAATATTTTTTCTTTCATTATTTTTAGAAATTAGAAATTAGATATTAGAAATTAGTTTTTTAGATAAGATACTTGCCCTTAAGATCATCTTTAACCACTCTGCCTTTTTCCATTAACACCACTCGGCGTTCCAAATTATTAACAATGCTATTATCGTGCGTAGCCAAAATAACCGTAGCCCCCAATTCGTTTAATTTAAGCAAAAGATTAACAACTTCCCAAGTATTAACAGGGTCCAAGTTGCCCGTGGGTTCATCGGCTACCAAAATATCGGGCCTGTGCACTAAAGCGCGTCCAATGGCCACGCGTTGCCTTTCACCGCCAGAAAGCTGGTAAGGAAAATGGTTAGCCTTATCTTCTAAGCCAACTAAACCCAAGACCTGTGGCACATCTTCTTTAATTTCTTCGTCGTCTTTACCCGCCACCTCCATGGCAAAAGCAATATTTTCATAAGCTGTTTTTGTAGGCAGTAATTTATAATCCTGAAAAACCGTACCTATTTTTCTTCTTAAATAAGGCATTTCCTTATGGCTTAGAGAATTTATAGATACGTCCCCCACAATTATTTCGCCCATACTGGGCGCTTCCTCGCCTATTAACATTCTTAAAAGTGTTGATTTGCCCGCGCCAGACGAGCCTACTAACGAAACAAATTCTTTGGCTTTTATTATTAAATTTATATTTTCCAAAGCCACCATATGCGGCGGATAAATTTTGGAAACGTTTTTAAAATGAATCATGCTTTATCGATAAATGTCTAATATCTAATTACTAATATCTAATCAATATCTAATTTCAAATTTTAAAATTAGTCATTAGGCCTTCGTAATTGATTAGAAATTTGATATTAGTCATTAGATATTTTTAACTCCGCTTCTATAAACCCCTCCAATTCTCCAGCTAAAACTTTTTCCGCTTGTGTAGTTTCAAACCCCGTGCGGTGATCTTTAACCATTTTATAGGGATTTAAAACATAGGAACGTATCTGGTGCCCCCATTCTATTTTTACGTTCTCGCCCTTAAGTTCATCTACTGTTTTTTTATGCTCTTCGTCTAATCTTTGCTGAATTTTCGCATAAAGCAATTTCATCGCTTTATCTTTATTAGAGGCTTGCGAACGTTCGGCTTGCGAAGTTGAAACTAGCCCCGTAGGCAGATGCGTTATTCTTATAGCCGATTCTGTTTTGTTAACATATTGCCCGCCGGGGCCACCGGCTTTATAAGTATCTACTCTAACATCTTGAGGTTTAATTTCTATATTGCCAACGTCTTCTATTTCTGGCATTACTTCAATTAACGCAAACGAAGTATGCCTTAAACCCTGCGCTGAAAATGGCGAAATTCTTACTAAGCGATGCACTCCGCTTTCGCGCCTTAAATAGCCGTAAGCATATTGGCCACGTATTTCTATTATAGCATTTTTTAAACCGGCTTCTTGGCCAGAAGTTACCGCCACCACCTGCGCTTTAAAACCAGTTTTTTCGCAATATTTAAGATACATTTTTAAAAGCATTTCCACCCACTCTTGAGCATCGGTTCCACCTGCGCCAGAATATATGCTTAGTATGGCGTTATTTTTGTCGTATTCACCCGAAAGATAAATTAAAAATTTTTCTTTCTCTATTCTTTCTTCTAGTTTTTGTAAAGATCTTTCAAATTCCTTGTTTAGAGAGTCGCCTTCCCCCACACTCTCCAACAAGCTAACAACCTCATTTAAATGCTTAAAATCGCTTTCATAATTATGCCATTTTTCTATAACATCTTTTATATCGGCCAGTTCCCGGCTAATTCTTTGGGCTCTTACCCTTTCTTGCCAAAAATTTTCTACTACAGTTTCTTTTTCTAACTCTTTGGCTCTTGATTTTTTATGAACAAGGTCAAAGACAGTCCAACAAATGCTGGAGCTTATTTTTTAATTCGACCAATCTATTTTTAAAATCAAGAATCATTAGAATAAGTATAACAAATTATACTCTCTTCAACATCCTAAAATTCTCTTCTACTATATCTTTGGCTCTGTCTAAATCTGCCTTAGCTGGCAGTTTAAAATAAAATAGGCGGCCCAATGGAAAAATTTCCATAGTCACGGCTCCAGTATAATTAAACTTTTTTATAAAAGAGGCAAAACCAGCCCAATCAAATGTGTCTTCTAAAAAACTCTTATGAAAATCACCCTGGTGATCGAACCCGTGGGCATGAATCACCTTTATATTGTTATGGTTTCTTTGAAAAAACTGATATGGATCAAAACCTTTTAAAAAAGATTTAGCTACATCCAGCGTCAGGTTTATATTTCTTGATTTTATAAAACTCTCCAGCTTTTCTGGTTGACCACAATAACTTGGCCAATCTTCTAAGCTTCGCGGAGCGGCATTTTCAAAAGCTATATTTATTTTGCTTTCCGCTTCCCTTTGTTTTACCCAATCAAAAAATTTACTATTAAAACTTCGTCTGACTGTGGCCAAATGCACCACCAAATTCTCGGCATTAAAATCTTTGGCGATAGCTATCATTTTATCCAACTGTTTTTTACCAGTAAAAAGAACATACCAAGGTGGTTGGTGGACATTAACTACAGGCACTTGGTATTTTTCTGAAAGTTTTTTTATGGCCTCAAAACCTAACTTTACAGCCTGCGGAGTTATTACTAATTCTATGCCATCCGCCTTAATATTATGGGCAAATAAAAATACCTCTTCCAAAGGAAAGGGTTCGAAAGTGTAGCTGGATATTAATAGTTTCATAGACTGAGCCGACCCCGGGAATTGAACCCGGAACCTACGGTTTACGATACCGTCGCTCTGCCAATTGAGCTAGGTCGGCCATATAATTGCTTTCATAAAGTAACATTTTACTGCTAGAATGAAAAGGATATGTTTGACTTGATCAGTCTTATAAAAACAGCTGGATATTTAGGCTTATTCGGTATAGTTTTTGCCGAATCTGGTCTTTTTATTGGCTTTTTTTTACCGGGCGACAGCTTGCTTTTTACGGCCGGATTTTTGGCTTCGCAAAATTTTTTAGATATCAAAATTCTAGCCCCGTTAACATTTTTGGCGGCTATTTTAGGCGACAGCTTCGGTTATGCCTTTGGCAATAAGGTTGGCTATAAACTCTTTACCAAAGAAGATTCTTTTTTGTTCCATCGCCATCACTTAGAACGAGCCGAAAAGTTTTATAAAAAACACGGTGGTCAAGCCATAATACTTGCGCGGTTCATGCCTGTGGTTAGAACTTTTGCACCAATACTCGCCGGAGTTGGCAAAATGAAATACTCCACATTTCTTTTTTATAACATAATTGGCGCATTTTTATGGGCTATAGGTTTAACCAGTATGGGTTACTATTTAGGCAGTGCCATTCCCAACATAGATAAATACCTTCTGCCTATAATCGCGCTGATTATTTTTCTTTCTGTTTCACCCTCGTTGATTCATATTCTAAAAAACAAATCCGACCGAGAAAAAATTATCGGGTTTATAAAGTCTAAACTAAAACACTAAAAATGTGACAAGATTATTTACATTATGCAAAAAGATTTTGATAAGTGGAATGAAATAAAAAAAGAAACTCATTCAAGCGACGACTATCTGCCGTTGTATCGTGAACGGCAGATACGATAGTGTCGACTTGGAATAAATGTAGGATTTGAACAAGATGGTACAGGAGAAGGATTTTCACGCCCCGTTTTGATATTAAAAGGATTTAGCCGCCAAGTTTGTCTTGTTGTTCCTCTTACAACCTCAACGAAAAAGAATATTTACCATGTGTCGGCTGGAGTTGTTGATAGGCTCCAAGCAGTAGCAATTATTTCACAAGTTCGTTTAATTGATACTAAGCGTCTATACAAACAAATTGGAACCCTTGATAAAGAGGTTTTTGAGAACATACGAAAAGCCGTCAAAGACATGCTTTAACGGCTTTTCTCTTTTTTGTCCCTCTTTTGCAAGAGGGCCGGCCCGAAGGCATTTGTATGCTTAGTGTAGCGCGGGGGTTACTTTAAGTCAATACACACGGCAGTGTGCTACTATAATCACTTGTCCACTTTTCAGGCGATCACATTAAAAGTGGACATTGTTACTATTTTACTATCAAGGTTTAATCTTAATACGAGCTTTCATTCCACTTATCAAAATCTTCCTGCATGATACTCTATGTCTCGGGCAAAAAATTGCTGGATTTTTAAAATCTAAGTTTACTAATTACCAAGGTTAAATCTAGGTAACAAACTGTTCTATGCACACACATTTGACAAATATCTCATTACTGCATTACACTGTTTAAATCAAACTTTAACCACCATGCTCTTTACATAAAGGAGAAGTAGCTATGAAAATGTTCATTTACACGGAACGTCATAGGGCATTTTGTGGAATAGAAAGGGGGGCACCTAATGGTCCCCGCCATGAAGAATTGATTGTAATCGCAGAAAACAGAAAAGAAGCAAATGAAGCCATCAAGAGAAAGTATATTGAGATAGAGCAAAAAAATAATTTGGGAGCTTATGACGATGATGAAGACGACCAGTTAATCCTATTTACATTTTTTCAATTTGTATCAAGGAAGCTTCCACCAGAAGACAAGAAGAAAATAAAAGTCTACGAGTTCCCTATAGTAAACGGTCTGATCATGGAAATAAGTGAACATTGTGTAGCAGAAATAAAATAAACTCCAATGTACAAAAATTCAAAAACCGATCAATAGATCGGTTTTTTAAATTGAGCGGGTAACGGGAATCGAACCCGTATCTCAACCTTGGGAAGGTCGTATACTACCATTGTACTATAACCGCATTCTAGCTAATTATTAAATACTAATTACAAACTACTTAGCCTTAAGCTCTCCATTCTCCCACTTATACGCCGAAAACCAAACCTTAACCTTGGCTTCTAACTTAGCCGATTTTAGCCAATTATCAAAGTCCTCGCCTTTTTCTTGTGAAACCACTTGCAACAAAGCCTGTGGTTCTAAAATTCTTTCTTTAAATTTATCGGCATCCCATTTATAAACATTTTTTAAAACACCAGAAAGATTAGCTTCGGCCTTAGAATCAAAAGTAACTTCAACTTCTTTTTCGGCTTTTTTAATTTGATCATTGCTAGCCGAAGATTTTACTATTTGATTTATTATAAGACCCTCCAAAGAATTTTTCATAAGTTCTTTTTCCGAACTTTTTTTAAAAAGATCATCCATTTCCTTACTAGAACCAACTAAGCCTTGGCTGTATAATCTGCGCGAAACATCGGCGTTTTCTTTGACCGTGCGCTGGCTTATAAAATTTCCATCTACCGCCACCACCGGAAAATAGCCATTTTGCACCAAGGTATAGCTTAAAAGACCGCCCATCAAAAAAACTAGGGTCAAAATCAAAACTCCAATGTGGTGACTTTTCATGTTATTTTTTTATATTAAAGTATTTTAGCCAATTTTTAAGATTAAACCAAATGCTATTCGGATTATTAAAGGTATCACCAACTTCTGCCTTTAAAAAATTTTCTTCGGGAAAGTTATCTTCGCCCACCACCACCAAAACCGACTCGCCTTCCTTTTTTAAATTTAACCTAGACCTTGCTTCTTTTTCTAACACTTCTGGTTTAGAAAGACTGTCTATTTCGGTTTGAAGTTTTTTGGATTCTTGTTCGTAAGAATCAGTTTTGTTTTTTACTATTTTATATTCGTTGTTTATGCCGTACCACCTATAAAATTCCCGCCCGGCTAAAAATAAAGAAAATAAAAACACTGCGCCCAAGCCCAGCCAAACCAGCCATTTCTTTTTTAATAATATAGCAAATTCTTCGCGCGGCATGATAGTATAATAATATCGTATATGCTTAAATCCAAGAAACTAATTAAAATCTTCTGGCTTATTGGCGCCATAACAATAGCCATCTCTATGGTTCTTTATACTATACTGCCTTTGTTGGTGTATTAAAAAAATGAGCCATTCCGATACCAGATCGGGAATGGCTCAAGCGTCGAGCCTAAGCTCGAGATATTCTGCCGCTCTAGGCGGCTTGGTTTGCCTGCCCTAAGGCAGACGAAAGAACTTATATAGCTTTGGAGTTTTTGGGTGCGTTACCTAAACTTCTAGGCACGCACCCTCATATCTCCATTTTTAATGGACACCTCATCATACAGACTCCCCTCTGTGATGGGCGCATCCTGACGGCGGCTTCCTCTTGATGTCTGGAAGTCCCCGCAAGCTTGATCCTATTCTAACGCAAATAAAAAATCATTGCAACTCGGCAGTGCACCGAGCTTACGATCGTAAGCTCGGTGCACAAAATAACTAATGGTTAATTTGTATCACAAAAACTCAAGGCTAAAAATTATCATACTCTCTAAGCGTTAACTGTGCATTTATCTGGCGCATTGTTTCCAAAACAACCGAAACTACAATCAATAAGGCCGTACCGCCCAAAGTTAAAGTGGTTATGCCAAAAGCTCTTTGGACAATAAGAGGTAAAATAGCTATCAAACCCAAAAATAAAGCGCCCACCAAGGTTATACGATTAACCACGTGGCCAATAAAAGTTGCGGTGGGTTCGCCTGGTCTTATGCCCGGAATAAACCCGCCCTGCTTTTGAACATTCTCGGAAATAGCTTTAGGATCAAACGTCACTGCGGTATAAAAATATGTAAACACCGTAACCAAAAAGAAATATAAAATTCCGTAAGTTAAAGGCTGTTGTAAAAACGCGGCAATGCTTTTCGAAATATTAGCCAGCCACGCAATACTGGAGGTAGATAAAAATTGCGCGATCAAACCTGGAAAAAGCAAAATAGATAAGGCAAAAATTATGGGAATAACGCCGGCTTGGTTAACGCGCAAGGGAATGTGGCTAGAAAAACCGCCAAAAGTTCTTCGTCCCCGCACCCTTTTAGCAAAAGCCACCGGAATATTGCGCTGGCCTTCGGAAATAATTACAATTCCAGCGATAACCACAACCGCCACCGCCATAAAAACTAAATATGTGAAAATTTGGCTAGCATCAAAGGCGATCAAGCTTTGACCCACGCTGGTAGGCAAACCAGCCACAATACCCGCAAATATCAAAAGAGAGGTGCCGTTGCCAATACCCTTTTCGGTAATAATTTCTCCTATCCAAACCAAAAACATAGTGCCTGCCGTCACCGTAATTATTAATGTAATTAAATTGAAAAATGGCAGATCGGTTATTATGCCTTGGCTTCTAAATATAGAAACGGTGGCCAACGACTGAAGCGCAGCCAAAGGAATGGTTAACAATCTGGAAAATTGATTAAACTTGGCCCGGCCTTCCGAACCCGATTCCATATACATTTCCCTTAAGTTTGGGAAAATCATTGTTAAAAGCTGCATTATAATAGACGCGGTAATATATGGCCCTAAACCCAAAAGAATAACTGAAAAATTACCTAGTGTGCCTCCGGTAAACAAACTAACTAAACCCAATAACTGGTTTGAAGAAAAAAGTTCGGCTAGTTTAACTCTATCTATACCGGGCATGGGTATAGCCGAAGCTAATCTAAAAACAACCAACATACCCAAGATAAAAAATATCTTTTTTCTTAGATCTGAGATTTTAAAAATTTGTAGAAATTTATTCATACACAATAGCTTTTTAGGATATTAGCTTTTAGCTTTCTAGTAGGCTAAGAAGCTAGAAAGCTGGCTGGCTTATTTAGCTGGCTTTCTTACTTCCCCACCCACTGCCAATATTTTAGCCGCGGCTTTTTCGGAAACAGCTAAGTTTTCTAAAATTAGTTTTTTGCTAATAGGCCCACCATCAAGAATTTTCACCTTTGGCAAAACTCCTTTGCCTACAACTATTACGCCCTTATCTTGCAGAGTTCTTGGATTAACTTTTTCTCCATTATTAAATTTTTTATCCAAAATAGAAAGTTCAACTGGAATAAAACTCTTTTTAAAACTTTTAAAACTATAGCCCCGAGATTTTGGAATCCTTCTCATTACATCCCTAATGGCTGGCCTTATTCTATGCCCCGCTCGAGATTTTTGACCCTTGGTACCACGACCCGAAGTAGTGCCGCGCTTACCGCCACGGCCAATTCTTTTTTCGTTTTTACCCTTTGTTCTTGGGCTTAAATTATGTAAATCCATATTTTTTATCTTTTGGCTTTAGCAGTAATCAGCTCTAAAGCCTTTAGCGTGGCTCTGGTATTATTTATCTTATTGCCAGAACGGGAAAGAATCTTGCCAATAATATCTTTTAAGCCGGATAGTTCGGAAACAACTCTAACTGCGCCACCAGCGTTTATGCCTCTGCCAGCCGGAGCTGGTTTTAAATAAACAACAGCAGAACTATATTTAACCTTAATTGCCGAAGGAATCGTGCCATTAACAATAGCTATATTTATTAAATGTTTTTTGGCTTGATGCACAGCTTTGGCCACAGATTGAGCCACATCGGAGCCTTTGCCCAAACCAAAACCCACTCTGCCCTTTCTATCGCCAATCACAACAGCCGCCCTAAATTTAAAGCGCTTGCCTCCTTTAACGACTCTAGTTACACGAGCAATTTCTAAAACTTTTTCTTCGAACTCTTTGTCTCTTTTTTCCTTATTAAAGGGCGGTCTGCCACCAGGACCTCCGCGGCCACGGCCCCGCCCACCAAAGCCTCCGCCTGCTGGTCTGTTGTTGCTATTACTATTTGAATTTATTGGTTTTGTTTCCATATTTAAAATTTAACTCCTGATTCTCTTAGCCCGTCTGCCAAAGCTTGTACCCGGCCGTGATATTTATAACCGCCTCTATCAAAAACTATTTTCGTAAAACCCTTTTTAATAATTTCGCCACCCAAAGTTTTTCCTACATCCTTAGCTTTCGTTATACCACCCGTCTTGTTTTTAGCTTTGATTCCTTTTTTAACTAGGTCGCTAAATTGAGCCAATGTTTTTGAATTATCATCGTCTATTAACTGCGCGTAAATATGGTTTATAGATCTAAAAACAGAAAGTCTGGGGCACTCCTTCGTGCCTTTTACTTTTGCCCTTACCCTAACGTGGCGCTTAATTCTATTTAATCTTATTACGTTTTTCATTTCTTTATTCTTTAGGCTCCGGCGCTTGCTTTCTTACCAGCTTTGCGTCTAATTATTTCACCAGAATAGCGTATGCCCTTGCCCTTGTATGGTTCTGGTTTTTTAAAATTTCTTATTTTAGCAGCAACATGTCCCACTAAAAATTTATCAAACCCGCTTACAAAAATACTATTTTTTTCAACTCTTAATGTAACACCAACCGGAGATTCAAATTCAACAGGATGTGAAAAACCAATATTTAATATCAACTTATTGCCCTGAAGCTGGGCTTTAAAACCCACGCCTTCAATATCAAGTTTTTTTTCATAACCATTAACAACTCCGTAAACCATCCCATCTATTATAGATCTAGAAGTACCCCACGAAGGATTAGTTTCGTTTTTAGCGGTAATTGTTAATTCCTTTTCTTTAAGAGATATGGCTATACCTCTTGGCAACCTAAAAGACAAATCGCCTTTTGGACCCTTAATCAAAACAAAACCATCCTTCTCTTCTACAGAGACTTTTTCTGGCAAAATTATTATTTTTTTACCTATCCGGCTCATAATTTTAACTATGAAATCTCACAAACAACTTCCCCACCCAATTTACTTCTTCTGGCTTCGGCATCCACCATAATACCCTTGGAAGTTGAAATTATTTTTATTGTTCCATCCTTTTTTGGAAAAATTTCGTTATGTTTAATATAAATTCTTTGGCCTGGTTTAGATATTCTTTTAGCGCTAGCTATAGCCGGATACGATTCTATATATTTCAATTTTAATTCCAATTTCTTACCAGAAATATTTCTGCCTTTCTTTTCAAAATCTAAAATCAAGCTAGCCTTTTTTAAAACATTGGCTATTTCTTGTTTCATTTTAGAAAAAGGCATACTAACCGTTTCTTTATTAACGGCTCCAGCGTTCCTTATTCTTGTTAACATGTCTGATATGGGGTCTACCATGATGATTTTTTAATTCCTGGTATTTCGCCTTTGTTCGCTAACTCTCTAAAGCAAATCCTGCACAAACCAAAATCTCTCATAAAGGCTCTTTTACGGCCGCACTTCCAACACCTATTAACCTGTCGGGTTGAAAACTTAGGCTTCTTTTTGGCTCTAGCAATAACGGATGTTTTTGGCATAATTTTATTTCGTTTTCTTTTCGAATGGAAAACCTAATGCTTTAAAAAATTCTAAACTTCTTGCCTTATTCGAATTCAAAACCTTAACTGTAAATTGGAAACCAAACGAGTGAGCCGCATCGGCCGAAGTTTCAGGAAAAACCGTATGATCTTTAATTCCAACGTTAAAATTACCATGACTATCTACACAGCTTTCTTTTAGGCCTCTAAAATCTCTGGTTCTGGGCAAAGCTGTTCTTACAAATTTTTCCAAAAAGTCATACATTTTAGAACCATGCAGAGTTACTTTAACGCCCAGAGGCATACCAAGTCTTGTTTTAAAAGAAGCGATAGCTTTCTTTGCTTCTGTGGTCACTGGTTTTTGTCCGGTTATACGCGAAATTTCTTCCGAAACTCTTTTAATAATATCTTCGGGTTTGGCACTGGCTACCACAACCCTGCCCAAGCCAACATTAACCACAATCTTGGTGATTCTGGGCAAAGCCCAAATATTGGCTGTTTTTAGCCTTTCTTGTAAAACCTTGGTTTCCTTTTGAATTTTATCTTTTAAACCTGTCATATGCCTGTTTTGTCTAAATTTTAAAGCTTCTTTGTAGCGAATAAAATTTAGCTACAAAAGAGAGCACCCCGCCCTTTATGTTGGTTATTTGTGATTTAACTGAATTGTTTTCTATTAAATTTGATTTCATGATTCCTTATTCTATATTTTGCTTAAAGGGCGGGGTAAGGTTTGGCCACCAATCGCTTTGCCCGGTTCAGCTGGGCTCCGCTCTTGGGCCAAGCCCTTACTTATAACGTTTGTTTACATTTTTTGCAAATCCTTGTTTTATCTCCAGCAGTAACCGAATAACCAATTCTGGTGGGCTTATTACAAGAAGGGCAAACAATCATAATCTTGGCAACAGCAATTGGTTTTGGAATTAAAATAATTTCACCTTTTTTATCTTGCTGACGAGATTTGGCATGTTTTTTAAACAAATTCAAACCTTCCACTAAAACTTTATTGTCTTCGGGGAAAACTTTGGTAACTTTTCCAGATTTACCTTTATCTTTACCAGACACTATTTTTACTTGATCTCCTTTTTTTATTTTCATGCCAATTATTTGAAGCAAACATCATTCCGAGCAGCATCATGGAGATGACCAATTACTACAATTGAGAGGACTCCATGTCGTCTGCGAGGAGTGATGTTTGCGGAAATATTTATACCACCTCTTCCGCCAAAGAAATTATTCTATCAAAACCTTTTTCCTTAAGCTCTCTTGGTATTGGACCAAAAATTCTTCCGCCCTTAGGTTCTTTATTATCCACTAAAACAACAGCGTTATCGCTAAACCTAAGATATGTCCCGTCTTTTCTTTTAAATTCTTTTCTTTGACGAACAATAACCGCTCTAACCACCTCTTTCTTGTGTACCGATTTTCTTGGTTCAGCCTCTTTTATAGACACAACAATAATATCGCCCACTTGAGCAATCTTTCGGCCGGACCCACCCAAAACCTTAATACACTGGACCAATTTGGCTCCA from bacterium includes these protein-coding regions:
- a CDS encoding permease-like cell division protein FtsX, producing the protein MKEKILTALNRVTRSGLNSFWRNKWVSTATISVMVITLSLITSLFLLSVVAGSILTDLEQKVDISVYFKLSTTESEVLKVKAELEKISDVKSVEYVSRAEALAKFETEHENNPLIIKSLEELGDNPLEASLNIKAKLIDNYESIASFLESTRFSGMVDTVNYRQNQKVIEKLSSILGTVRSSGFIAIVVLGFIAVLVTFNTIRLKIYSMREEIGVMRLVGASNWYIRGPFIIEGILHGLVASLVTTIIFYPILVFVSPKISAFLSGIDIAGYFRNNFWQIFLLQTLVGVFLGVISSLIAMRRYLKI
- the ftsE gene encoding cell division ATP-binding protein FtsE — protein: MIHFKNVSKIYPPHMVALENINLIIKAKEFVSLVGSSGAGKSTLLRMLIGEEAPSMGEIIVGDVSINSLSHKEMPYLRRKIGTVFQDYKLLPTKTAYENIAFAMEVAGKDDEEIKEDVPQVLGLVGLEDKANHFPYQLSGGERQRVAIGRALVHRPDILVADEPTGNLDPVNTWEVVNLLLKLNELGATVILATHDNSIVNNLERRVVLMEKGRVVKDDLKGKYLI
- the prfB gene encoding peptide chain release factor 2; the protein is MCWTVFDLVHKKSRAKELEKETVVENFWQERVRAQRISRELADIKDVIEKWHNYESDFKHLNEVVSLLESVGEGDSLNKEFERSLQKLEERIEKEKFLIYLSGEYDKNNAILSIYSGAGGTDAQEWVEMLLKMYLKYCEKTGFKAQVVAVTSGQEAGLKNAIIEIRGQYAYGYLRRESGVHRLVRISPFSAQGLRHTSFALIEVMPEIEDVGNIEIKPQDVRVDTYKAGGPGGQYVNKTESAIRITHLPTGLVSTSQAERSQASNKDKAMKLLYAKIQQRLDEEHKKTVDELKGENVKIEWGHQIRSYVLNPYKMVKDHRTGFETTQAEKVLAGELEGFIEAELKISND
- a CDS encoding sugar phosphate isomerase/epimerase, whose protein sequence is MKLLISSYTFEPFPLEEVFLFAHNIKADGIELVITPQAVKLGFEAIKKLSEKYQVPVVNVHQPPWYVLFTGKKQLDKMIAIAKDFNAENLVVHLATVRRSFNSKFFDWVKQREAESKINIAFENAAPRSLEDWPSYCGQPEKLESFIKSRNINLTLDVAKSFLKGFDPYQFFQRNHNNIKVIHAHGFDHQGDFHKSFLEDTFDWAGFASFIKKFNYTGAVTMEIFPLGRLFYFKLPAKADLDRAKDIVEENFRMLKRV
- a CDS encoding VTT domain-containing protein codes for the protein MFDLISLIKTAGYLGLFGIVFAESGLFIGFFLPGDSLLFTAGFLASQNFLDIKILAPLTFLAAILGDSFGYAFGNKVGYKLFTKEDSFLFHRHHLERAEKFYKKHGGQAIILARFMPVVRTFAPILAGVGKMKYSTFLFYNIIGAFLWAIGLTSMGYYLGSAIPNIDKYLLPIIALIIFLSVSPSLIHILKNKSDREKIIGFIKSKLKH
- a CDS encoding type II toxin-antitoxin system PemK/MazF family toxin, whose amino-acid sequence is MNVGFEQDGTGEGFSRPVLILKGFSRQVCLVVPLTTSTKKNIYHVSAGVVDRLQAVAIISQVRLIDTKRLYKQIGTLDKEVFENIRKAVKDML
- a CDS encoding SurA N-terminal domain-containing protein, which codes for MKSHHIGVLILTLVFLMGGLLSYTLVQNGYFPVVAVDGNFISQRTVKENADVSRRLYSQGLVGSSKEMDDLFKKSSEKELMKNSLEGLIINQIVKSSASNDQIKKAEKEVEVTFDSKAEANLSGVLKNVYKWDADKFKERILEPQALLQVVSQEKGEDFDNWLKSAKLEAKVKVWFSAYKWENGELKAK
- a CDS encoding septum formation initiator family protein; the encoded protein is MPREEFAILLKKKWLVWLGLGAVFLFSLFLAGREFYRWYGINNEYKIVKNKTDSYEQESKKLQTEIDSLSKPEVLEKEARSRLNLKKEGESVLVVVGEDNFPEENFLKAEVGDTFNNPNSIWFNLKNWLKYFNIKK